Proteins from a genomic interval of Ancylobacter polymorphus:
- a CDS encoding (R)-mandelonitrile lyase: protein MDIKRIGSWPSAKGPGEYFTGTVRIDPLFQAEDPARVMGASVTFEPGARTAWHTHPLGQTLIVTSGLGRVQREGGPIEEIRPGDVVWFAPGERHWHGASPSVAMTHIAIQEQLDGRAVDWLEKVSDAEYGG, encoded by the coding sequence ATGGACATCAAAAGAATTGGGTCGTGGCCCTCCGCCAAGGGGCCCGGCGAATACTTCACCGGAACGGTGCGCATCGACCCGCTCTTCCAAGCTGAGGATCCGGCGCGGGTGATGGGAGCAAGCGTGACGTTCGAGCCGGGCGCACGAACCGCCTGGCACACGCATCCCCTCGGGCAGACGCTGATCGTGACGTCGGGTCTCGGTCGCGTGCAGCGCGAGGGCGGTCCGATTGAGGAGATCAGGCCCGGTGACGTGGTCTGGTTCGCGCCGGGCGAAAGGCATTGGCACGGTGCGTCGCCGAGCGTGGCGATGACGCACATTGCCATTCAGGAGCAGCTCGACGGCCGCGCGGTCGACTGGCTGGAGAAGGTCAGCGACGCCGAGTACGGCGGATGA
- a CDS encoding cyclophilin-like fold protein has protein sequence MKVGTGMRWYRRGSGSRRIALFAIALLFPGLVSYRAGIAGAGGAPTDAGIVAQATDERTPTMKIRMTINGNTSVARLDDTPAAADFASLLPLTVTLSDYHSIEKISDLPKRLSHDGAPSGYEPEVGDVAYYAPWGNLAIFYRDFGYARGLVRLGTIESGLDALTQSGPLATAIERIEP, from the coding sequence ATGAAAGTGGGCACCGGGATGCGGTGGTACCGGCGCGGGTCGGGATCAAGGCGCATTGCCCTGTTCGCCATTGCGCTGCTGTTTCCCGGTCTCGTGAGCTACCGGGCGGGAATTGCCGGGGCGGGCGGCGCGCCGACGGACGCGGGCATTGTGGCTCAGGCGACGGATGAACGAACGCCGACGATGAAGATCCGCATGACGATCAACGGGAACACCAGCGTCGCTAGGCTCGACGACACACCGGCGGCCGCCGACTTTGCGTCGCTGCTGCCGCTGACCGTGACGCTGAGCGACTACCATTCGATCGAGAAGATCAGCGACCTTCCCAAGCGTCTGTCGCATGACGGCGCACCGTCGGGTTACGAACCGGAGGTCGGCGACGTCGCCTACTACGCGCCCTGGGGAAATCTCGCGATCTTCTATCGGGACTTCGGCTATGCGCGCGGCCTTGTCAGGCTCGGCACGATCGAGTCCGGCCTGGACGCCCTCACCCAGTCCGGCCCGCTGGCCACCGCGATCGAACGCATCGAACCGTAA
- a CDS encoding DUF2255 family protein has translation MPWTRDELSKIAATDDLRIAPFREDGSTYGTPTYIWSVVVDDALYVRAYSGQSSRWYKAAIGQQAGRISAAGVTREVAFDPADGAIGDRIDAAYRSKYAGSPYLDPMIGARARAATVKITPR, from the coding sequence ATGCCATGGACAAGGGACGAACTGAGCAAAATCGCCGCGACGGACGATCTGCGCATCGCGCCGTTCCGCGAGGACGGCTCAACCTATGGAACGCCGACCTATATCTGGTCGGTCGTGGTCGACGATGCGCTCTACGTGCGTGCCTATAGTGGCCAAAGCTCGCGCTGGTACAAGGCGGCGATTGGCCAGCAAGCCGGACGCATCAGCGCCGCCGGCGTGACCCGGGAGGTCGCGTTCGATCCGGCTGACGGTGCCATCGGCGATCGCATCGACGCAGCCTACCGATCCAAATATGCCGGCAGCCCCTATCTCGATCCGATGATCGGCGCGCGTGCGCGCGCCGCCACCGTCAAGATCACGCCGCGCTAG
- a CDS encoding aldo/keto reductase — translation MRKRTLGRSGLEVSALGLGCMGLGYAYGPAPERPAAISLIRKAFELGITFFDTAEAYGPFTNEELLGEALAPVRDHVVIATKFGFRDGLPGADLDSRPARIREVADAALKRLRTDRIDLFYQHRVDPAVPVEDVAGAVKELIAAGKVKHFGMSEAGVESIRRAHAVQPVAVLQSEYSLWWREPENTIFPVLEELGIGFVPFSPLGKGFLTGAINETTRFDSTDFRNTVPRFTPEARRANQVVVDFLGAIAARKRATRAQIALAWVLAQRPWIAPIPGTTRLERLEENLGAVAIELTADDLDAIAAALSRIIVQGERYSPDRQKLVGR, via the coding sequence ATGCGGAAGCGCACTCTAGGACGATCCGGTCTCGAGGTGTCAGCGCTCGGTCTCGGCTGCATGGGGCTGGGCTACGCCTATGGTCCTGCCCCCGAAAGGCCGGCCGCCATTTCGTTGATCCGCAAGGCTTTCGAGCTCGGGATCACCTTCTTCGACACGGCCGAGGCCTACGGTCCCTTCACCAATGAGGAACTGCTCGGGGAGGCGCTCGCGCCGGTACGCGATCATGTGGTCATCGCCACCAAGTTCGGTTTCCGCGACGGTCTTCCGGGGGCGGATCTCGACAGCCGCCCCGCGCGCATCCGCGAGGTGGCCGACGCGGCGTTGAAGCGCTTGAGGACGGACCGCATCGACCTGTTCTATCAGCACCGCGTTGACCCCGCCGTGCCGGTCGAGGACGTCGCCGGCGCGGTGAAGGAGCTGATCGCGGCGGGCAAGGTCAAGCATTTCGGGATGTCGGAGGCGGGCGTCGAGTCCATCCGGCGCGCCCACGCCGTCCAGCCGGTCGCGGTCCTGCAGAGCGAGTACTCCCTATGGTGGCGCGAGCCGGAGAACACGATCTTCCCGGTGCTCGAGGAGCTCGGGATCGGCTTCGTCCCGTTCAGCCCGCTCGGCAAGGGCTTCCTGACCGGCGCGATCAACGAGACCACGCGCTTCGACAGCACCGATTTCCGGAACACCGTGCCGCGATTTACGCCGGAGGCGCGCAGAGCCAACCAAGTAGTGGTCGATTTTCTCGGCGCGATCGCCGCCCGCAAGCGCGCGACGCGCGCCCAGATCGCGCTTGCCTGGGTGTTGGCACAGAGGCCGTGGATCGCTCCTATTCCCGGCACCACCCGACTTGAGCGCCTCGAAGAGAACCTCGGCGCCGTCGCTATCGAGCTGACGGCGGACGATCTCGACGCGATCGCCGCTGCCCTGTCACGGATCATCGTTCAGGGCGAACGCTATTCGCCCGACCGGCAGAAGCTGGTCGGGCGCTGA
- a CDS encoding SDR family oxidoreductase: MTQGIDNKVVVITGASSGLGAETARHLAKAGAKVVLGARRLDRLEALAGELGLPAGAVLKTDVTDREQVKALVDRAVELHGRIDVILNNAGVMPSSMLDKLKIDEWDRIIDVNIKGVLYGIAAALPLMQAQNAGQIINVSSVAGHKVGPGGAVYAGTKWAVRAISEGLRQEVKSWNIRTTIVSPGAVATELTDTITDPDVAAGMKTVYERAIPASSFARVVAFAISQPDDVDINEVVFRPTSQMY; encoded by the coding sequence ATGACACAGGGAATCGACAACAAGGTGGTCGTCATCACCGGCGCCAGCAGTGGCCTCGGCGCCGAGACGGCGCGCCATCTGGCGAAGGCCGGCGCCAAGGTGGTGCTCGGCGCGCGCCGGCTCGACCGGCTCGAGGCGCTCGCGGGGGAACTCGGCCTGCCGGCCGGCGCGGTCCTCAAGACCGACGTCACCGACCGGGAGCAGGTCAAGGCGCTGGTCGACCGCGCCGTCGAGCTTCACGGTCGGATCGACGTGATCCTCAACAATGCCGGCGTCATGCCGAGCTCGATGCTCGACAAGCTGAAGATCGACGAGTGGGATCGGATCATCGACGTCAATATCAAGGGCGTCCTTTACGGCATCGCGGCGGCGCTGCCGCTCATGCAGGCGCAGAACGCGGGCCAGATCATCAACGTCTCCTCGGTCGCCGGCCACAAGGTCGGCCCGGGCGGCGCCGTCTATGCCGGCACCAAATGGGCGGTCAGGGCAATCTCGGAAGGCCTGCGCCAGGAGGTGAAGTCCTGGAACATCCGCACCACCATCGTCTCGCCGGGCGCAGTCGCGACCGAACTCACGGATACGATCACCGATCCGGACGTCGCCGCCGGCATGAAGACGGTTTACGAGCGTGCCATCCCGGCAAGTTCTTTCGCCCGCGTAGTGGCGTTCGCGATCAGCCAGCCTGACGACGTGGACATCAACGAGGTCGTCTTCCGGCCCACCAGCCAGATGTATTGA
- a CDS encoding carboxymuconolactone decarboxylase family protein, translated as MNLLTATLVSVALATPVFAQGTANVPTPPQSATALSAADIQSVSPALGRYAQEDVVGSLWERPQLSRRDRSVVTVAILIARNQTADLPHYINVALDSGVTPRELSEIITHLAFYAGWPNAMAAVAVTKDIFARRGIGVDQLPDASPQLLPLDEKGEAARVASVQGLLGTASPGLEQFTTDPLFKDVWLRPDLSPRDRSLVTITSLMANGQVAQLAGHLNRGLNNGLTQEQAGEVVTQVAFYAGWPNAFSAGPVAVEVFKSRAK; from the coding sequence ATGAATCTGCTGACCGCAACACTCGTATCTGTCGCCCTCGCCACTCCGGTCTTCGCTCAAGGAACCGCCAACGTGCCCACGCCCCCGCAAAGCGCCACCGCGCTGTCCGCGGCCGACATCCAGTCGGTCTCCCCTGCCCTGGGCAGATATGCGCAGGAGGACGTCGTCGGCAGCCTCTGGGAGCGTCCCCAGCTGTCCCGTCGCGACCGCAGCGTCGTGACCGTGGCGATCCTGATCGCCCGCAACCAGACCGCCGACCTGCCGCACTACATCAACGTCGCCCTCGACAGCGGCGTGACCCCGCGCGAGCTGTCCGAGATCATCACGCACCTCGCCTTCTATGCCGGCTGGCCGAATGCGATGGCAGCGGTTGCCGTCACCAAGGACATCTTCGCTCGGCGTGGGATCGGGGTAGACCAGTTGCCCGACGCATCGCCACAGCTTCTGCCGCTCGATGAGAAGGGAGAGGCCGCGCGCGTCGCCAGCGTGCAGGGTCTGCTTGGAACCGCTTCTCCTGGCCTGGAGCAGTTCACCACCGATCCGCTCTTCAAGGATGTGTGGCTGCGTCCGGATCTATCGCCGCGCGACCGCAGCCTGGTGACGATCACCTCGCTGATGGCCAACGGACAGGTCGCTCAGTTGGCCGGTCATCTCAACCGAGGGCTCAACAATGGCCTGACGCAGGAACAGGCCGGAGAGGTGGTCACGCAGGTCGCGTTCTATGCCGGGTGGCCCAACGCGTTCTCCGCCGGCCCCGTGGCCGTCGAGGTCTTCAAGAGCCGCGCCAAGTGA
- a CDS encoding c-type cytochrome, with protein MAIVVTVAAAPGFAAAQQAGDAGRGQTLFQRQCSACHQIAQARNGVGPTLQGVNGRAADTVEGFNYSPAMKNSGVVWGPETLETYLANPTAMVKGTRMVQRVPNEQQRRDIIEFLTAGQ; from the coding sequence TTGGCCATTGTCGTGACTGTGGCGGCTGCGCCAGGATTTGCGGCCGCGCAGCAAGCCGGCGACGCGGGCCGTGGCCAAACCCTTTTTCAGCGCCAGTGCTCCGCCTGTCACCAGATCGCACAGGCGCGCAACGGCGTCGGTCCCACCCTTCAGGGGGTGAACGGGCGTGCCGCCGACACCGTGGAAGGCTTCAACTACTCGCCGGCGATGAAGAACTCGGGTGTCGTGTGGGGTCCCGAAACGCTTGAGACCTATCTCGCCAACCCGACCGCGATGGTGAAAGGCACGCGCATGGTGCAGCGCGTGCCAAACGAACAGCAGCGCCGCGACATCATCGAGTTCCTGACGGCCGGCCAGTAG
- a CDS encoding NAD(P)-dependent alcohol dehydrogenase produces the protein MCDRCGNLTHHDELAALARRKLLLAGAGLAAAPLLAGMASDAHAQQGAPPAGTGPFKARAWAAPDKAARFAPTEINRRGIGPKDVRIDVLYAGICHSDIHTARAEWGPPASYPVVPGHEIVGRVTAIGNAVTKFRVGDIAGVGVMVDSCGTCENCLADREQNCLNGATFTYDSPDKVSGGLTYGGYSTALVVAEHFGIRIPPGVNLAGMAPILCAGITTFSPMQHWRLQRGQRVAVIGLGGLGHMAVKLAVARGAEVTVFTTTPGKVEDARRFGAREAVLWSDQAAFGRLANHFDLMIATVPKAFPVQQFMNLLKLDATLVNVGALEDLNGLNGMANGFGRKSLAGSMVGGIAETQEVVDYCVARNISADVEIIRPDQINMAWDRVVNKDVRYRFVIDMGAA, from the coding sequence ATGTGCGACAGGTGTGGCAATCTCACTCACCATGACGAGTTGGCGGCACTGGCGCGCCGGAAGCTTCTCCTCGCTGGCGCCGGTCTCGCCGCTGCCCCCCTTCTGGCGGGGATGGCATCCGACGCCCACGCGCAACAGGGCGCTCCTCCTGCCGGCACCGGGCCGTTCAAGGCGCGCGCGTGGGCCGCTCCCGACAAGGCGGCGCGGTTCGCCCCCACCGAGATCAACCGGCGAGGGATTGGTCCGAAGGATGTGCGGATCGACGTTCTCTATGCTGGCATTTGCCATTCGGACATCCACACCGCTCGCGCCGAGTGGGGTCCGCCCGCGAGCTACCCCGTCGTGCCGGGGCACGAGATCGTCGGTAGGGTGACGGCGATCGGCAACGCGGTGACGAAGTTCAGGGTGGGGGATATTGCTGGGGTCGGCGTCATGGTCGATTCCTGCGGGACTTGCGAGAACTGCCTGGCGGACCGCGAACAGAACTGTCTGAACGGGGCGACGTTCACTTATGACTCCCCCGACAAGGTTTCCGGCGGTCTCACCTATGGCGGCTACTCGACGGCGCTCGTGGTCGCCGAGCATTTCGGTATCCGCATTCCACCGGGCGTCAATCTCGCCGGAATGGCACCGATCCTGTGCGCCGGAATCACCACCTTCTCGCCGATGCAGCACTGGCGGTTGCAGCGTGGCCAGCGCGTGGCGGTGATCGGTCTCGGCGGCCTCGGTCATATGGCGGTCAAGCTGGCCGTTGCCCGGGGCGCGGAGGTGACGGTGTTCACGACGACGCCGGGCAAGGTCGAGGACGCAAGGCGGTTCGGCGCCCGCGAGGCCGTGCTGTGGAGCGATCAGGCCGCCTTTGGCCGGCTGGCCAATCATTTCGACCTGATGATCGCGACGGTTCCGAAGGCGTTCCCGGTCCAGCAGTTCATGAATCTACTGAAGCTCGACGCGACGCTTGTCAATGTCGGTGCGCTCGAGGACCTGAACGGCCTCAACGGGATGGCGAACGGCTTCGGCCGCAAGAGCCTCGCCGGGTCCATGGTCGGCGGCATCGCCGAAACCCAGGAGGTCGTCGACTATTGCGTGGCGCGCAACATCAGCGCGGATGTCGAGATCATCAGGCCCGACCAGATCAACATGGCCTGGGACCGGGTGGTGAACAAGGACGTTCGCTATCGCTTCGTGATCGACATGGGCGCGGCCTGA
- a CDS encoding DUF1330 domain-containing protein, which yields MEEQKPAYFVFEVTVRDPDALKRYQQKVEDTFRAYGGKRIVAGGKIEAIEGAAPQGRIIILEFDTIEQAHAWLDSPEYQAIVHYRHAAAETRAYLVEGA from the coding sequence GTGGAAGAACAAAAGCCGGCTTATTTCGTCTTCGAAGTCACGGTTCGTGATCCGGACGCTCTGAAGCGCTATCAGCAAAAGGTCGAGGACACCTTCAGAGCCTATGGCGGCAAGCGAATTGTGGCGGGCGGAAAGATCGAAGCCATCGAAGGTGCTGCCCCTCAGGGAAGGATCATCATCCTCGAATTCGACACGATCGAGCAGGCGCACGCCTGGCTCGATTCTCCCGAATATCAGGCGATCGTTCACTATCGGCACGCAGCGGCGGAGACCCGGGCCTATCTGGTCGAAGGCGCGTGA
- a CDS encoding NAD(P)H-dependent oxidoreductase, producing MSDWSRISPENPEATDTGNVSRRRMVQAGAGMAIGAAMAPLVLAENAQAQAMNGAKTLIIASHPYPDRSVVNKALWEVAEKAEGARYTNLETVYGDNLRGFDRAAERRRYEEMDRLVLMFPIHWFNLTPMLKAYLNEIWGVGAPPELRGRELLVVTTTAGDANAYTREGRLGFTIEDVLTPLRASARYTGMTFSAPLAFLGAAGAGPDALRRYQDAFAARLREAPRKA from the coding sequence ATGTCCGATTGGAGCCGTATTTCGCCCGAGAACCCCGAAGCTACCGACACCGGCAATGTCAGCCGGCGCCGCATGGTCCAAGCCGGCGCCGGAATGGCCATCGGCGCTGCGATGGCGCCACTGGTCCTTGCCGAGAATGCACAGGCACAGGCGATGAACGGCGCGAAAACGCTGATCATCGCCTCGCACCCGTACCCCGACCGTTCGGTGGTCAACAAGGCGTTGTGGGAGGTGGCGGAGAAAGCAGAGGGTGCCAGATACACCAATCTCGAGACCGTCTATGGCGACAATCTGCGCGGCTTCGACCGCGCGGCGGAGCGCCGGCGCTATGAGGAGATGGACCGGCTGGTTCTGATGTTCCCGATCCACTGGTTCAACCTGACCCCCATGCTCAAGGCTTATCTGAACGAGATCTGGGGAGTGGGAGCGCCGCCCGAGCTCCGGGGCAGGGAACTGCTGGTCGTGACCACCACCGCTGGCGACGCGAATGCCTATACGCGCGAGGGCCGCCTCGGCTTCACCATCGAAGACGTGCTAACTCCGCTGCGCGCCAGTGCCAGATATACCGGCATGACATTTTCGGCGCCGCTCGCCTTTCTCGGTGCCGCCGGGGCCGGACCCGATGCGCTGCGCAGGTATCAAGACGCATTCGCGGCAAGGCTGCGCGAGGCGCCGAGGAAGGCCTGA
- a CDS encoding (2Fe-2S)-binding protein: MELSINGAKHQVDVEADTPLLWVLRDELGMVGTKYGCGLAQCGACTVLIDGQATRACVTPVESVAGAEIMTIEAITEDAVGQKVVEAWVSNQVPQCGYCQSGQVMAATALLKQNARPTDEDIAGAMVNLCRCGTYNAIAAAVRQAASA; encoded by the coding sequence ATGGAGCTGAGTATCAATGGTGCGAAGCACCAGGTTGATGTCGAGGCAGATACGCCGCTGCTGTGGGTTCTGCGTGACGAACTCGGGATGGTGGGCACGAAATATGGCTGCGGGCTCGCCCAGTGCGGCGCCTGCACCGTGCTTATCGACGGCCAGGCCACGCGCGCCTGCGTCACACCGGTGGAGAGCGTCGCGGGTGCCGAGATCATGACGATCGAGGCGATCACCGAGGATGCGGTGGGCCAGAAGGTCGTGGAAGCCTGGGTGTCCAATCAGGTGCCGCAATGCGGCTATTGCCAGTCCGGGCAGGTGATGGCGGCGACGGCCTTGCTGAAGCAGAACGCGCGTCCCACCGACGAGGACATCGCGGGCGCGATGGTCAATCTCTGCCGCTGCGGCACCTACAACGCGATTGCCGCGGCCGTCCGGCAAGCCGCCAGCGCGTGA
- a CDS encoding IS3 family transposase (programmed frameshift), whose protein sequence is MGKANFTEDFKRDAVVQITERGYPVAEVAARLGISKYSLYEWRKRYGKSATVARDDDQAAEVRRLKRELQRVTEERDIPKKSGRVLRQGCKVKYAFMAEHRLQFSIRAMCRCLRVQPSGFYAWLKDPLSKRALEDQRQTELIRAAWSESGRVYGYRKLHDDLADMGEHCCPNRVARLTRLAGIRAQIGYRRRPGQYGGKPSLAVDNTLDRRFDTEAPDKAWVTDITYIRTHEGFAYLAVVIDLFSRRVVGWSMQVRQTTNVVLQALLAAVWRRKPKDRVLVHSDQGSQFTSLEWASFLKHHDLQPSMSRRGNCHDNAVAESFFNLLKRERIRQKVYRTRDEARRDVFDYIEMFYNPTRKHARNGMLSPIEFERRHKAKAEGV, encoded by the exons ATGGGCAAAGCGAACTTCACCGAGGACTTCAAGCGCGACGCGGTCGTTCAGATCACCGAGCGGGGCTATCCGGTTGCGGAGGTGGCTGCGCGGCTGGGGATCAGCAAGTACTCGCTCTACGAGTGGAGGAAACGGTATGGCAAGTCCGCCACCGTGGCCCGCGATGACGATCAGGCCGCTGAGGTCCGCCGGCTAAAGCGCGAGTTGCAGCGCGTCACCGAGGAGCGCGACATCC CTAAAAAAAGCGGCCGCGTACTTCGCCAAGGATGCAAAGTGAAGTACGCGTTCATGGCCGAGCATCGTCTGCAGTTTTCGATCCGCGCCATGTGTCGGTGCCTCCGCGTCCAGCCCAGCGGCTTCTACGCCTGGCTGAAGGATCCGCTGAGCAAGCGCGCGCTGGAAGACCAACGACAGACCGAGCTGATCCGGGCGGCATGGAGCGAGAGCGGCAGGGTCTATGGCTATCGCAAGCTTCACGACGACCTGGCGGACATGGGCGAGCACTGCTGTCCCAACCGGGTTGCGCGGCTGACGCGGCTTGCCGGTATCCGGGCGCAGATCGGCTACAGACGCCGCCCCGGCCAATATGGAGGCAAGCCCTCCTTGGCGGTCGACAACACGCTCGATCGCCGTTTTGACACGGAGGCGCCTGACAAGGCCTGGGTGACCGACATCACCTACATCCGCACCCACGAGGGCTTCGCCTATCTGGCGGTCGTGATCGACCTCTTCTCCCGCCGCGTCGTCGGTTGGTCCATGCAGGTCCGGCAGACGACCAACGTCGTGCTTCAGGCGCTGCTGGCCGCCGTCTGGCGACGCAAGCCGAAGGACCGTGTGCTGGTGCATTCGGATCAGGGAAGCCAGTTCACCAGCTTGGAGTGGGCTTCATTCCTGAAACACCACGACCTGCAGCCCTCGATGAGCCGTCGCGGCAACTGTCATGACAACGCCGTGGCCGAGAGCTTCTTCAACCTGCTCAAGCGCGAACGCATCCGCCAAAAGGTCTACCGCACGCGCGACGAGGCACGCCGGGACGTGTTCGATTACATCGAGATGTTCTACAACCCCACCCGGAAGCACGCACGCAACGGAATGCTGTCGCCAATCGAGTTCGAACGGCGGCACAAAGCGAAAGCCGAAGGCGTCTAG
- a CDS encoding NAD(P)(+) transhydrogenase (Re/Si-specific) subunit beta, with the protein MNANIVALLYLVSGVLFIMALRGLSSPSTSRQGNMFGMVGMTIAVLTTLAASPPSGFGGWALVIGGLAIGGGAGAIIAKKIAMTQMPQLVAAFHSLVGLAAVMVAAAALYAPAAFGIGDPGQIHAQALIEMSLGVAIGAITFTGSVIAFAKLNGNMSGKPILLPGRHVINAGLAALLVVLIGVLVATESHTVFWLIVIVSLVLGGLIIVPIGGADMPVVVSMLNSYSGWAAAGIGFTLGNTALIITGALVGSSGAILSYIMCKGMNRSFISVILGGFGGDAAAGPAGAVETRPVKQGSAEDAAFIMKNAAKVIIVPGYGMAVAQAQHALREMADRLKSEGVEVKYAIHPVAGRMPGHMNVLLAEANVPYDEVFELEDINSEFAQADVAFVIGANDVTNPAAKTDPTSAIYGMPILDVEKAKTVLFIKRGMAAGYAGVENELFFRDNTMMLFADAKKMVEDIVKNLAH; encoded by the coding sequence ATGAACGCCAATATCGTCGCTCTCCTGTACCTCGTCTCCGGGGTGCTGTTCATCATGGCGCTGCGCGGGCTGTCGAGCCCGTCGACCTCGCGCCAGGGCAACATGTTCGGCATGGTCGGCATGACCATCGCCGTGCTGACCACGCTGGCGGCCTCGCCCCCGTCGGGCTTCGGCGGCTGGGCGCTGGTGATCGGCGGCCTCGCCATCGGCGGCGGCGCCGGCGCGATCATCGCCAAGAAGATCGCCATGACGCAGATGCCGCAGCTGGTGGCGGCGTTCCACTCGCTGGTCGGTCTCGCCGCGGTGATGGTGGCGGCGGCCGCGCTCTACGCCCCGGCGGCGTTCGGCATCGGCGATCCCGGCCAGATCCATGCACAGGCGCTGATCGAGATGAGCCTCGGCGTCGCCATCGGCGCCATCACCTTCACCGGCTCGGTGATCGCCTTCGCCAAGCTGAACGGCAATATGAGCGGCAAGCCGATCCTGCTGCCGGGCCGTCACGTCATCAATGCCGGCCTTGCCGCGCTGCTGGTCGTGCTGATCGGCGTCTTGGTGGCGACCGAGAGCCACACCGTGTTCTGGCTGATCGTGATCGTGTCGCTGGTGCTCGGCGGCCTGATCATCGTGCCGATCGGCGGCGCCGACATGCCGGTCGTCGTCTCGATGCTGAACTCCTACTCCGGCTGGGCGGCGGCGGGCATCGGCTTCACGCTGGGCAACACGGCGCTGATCATCACCGGCGCGCTGGTGGGCTCCTCGGGTGCGATCCTGTCCTACATCATGTGCAAGGGCATGAACCGCTCCTTCATCTCGGTCATCCTCGGCGGCTTCGGCGGCGATGCCGCGGCCGGCCCGGCGGGTGCGGTCGAGACGCGCCCGGTCAAGCAGGGCTCGGCGGAGGATGCGGCGTTCATCATGAAGAACGCGGCCAAGGTGATCATCGTGCCGGGCTACGGCATGGCGGTCGCGCAGGCTCAGCATGCGCTGCGCGAGATGGCCGACCGGCTTAAAAGCGAAGGCGTCGAGGTGAAGTACGCCATCCACCCGGTCGCCGGCCGCATGCCCGGCCACATGAACGTGCTGCTGGCGGAAGCCAACGTGCCCTATGACGAGGTGTTCGAGCTCGAGGACATCAACTCGGAGTTCGCGCAGGCGGATGTGGCCTTCGTCATCGGCGCCAATGACGTGACCAACCCGGCGGCGAAGACCGACCCGACCTCGGCGATCTACGGCATGCCGATCCTGGACGTGGAGAAGGCCAAGACCGTGCTGTTCATCAAGCGCGGCATGGCGGCCGGTTACGCCGGCGTCGAGAACGAACTCTTCTTCCGCGACAACACCATGATGCTCTTCGCCGACGCAAAGAAAATGGTCGAGGACATCGTGAAGAACCTCGCGCACTGA
- a CDS encoding proton-translocating transhydrogenase family protein gives MANPVAGDPIAQNAVEGARTAAEVARQAAEAAQGYADAAAQHYAELAGAAVHAVSGGAIDPFVFRLAIFVLAVFVGYYVVWSVTPALHTPLMSVTNAISSVIVVGALLAVGVDTVAEGTGWAKGFGFLGLILASVNIFGGFLVTSRMLAMYSKKK, from the coding sequence ATGGCCAATCCGGTAGCGGGCGATCCGATCGCCCAGAACGCGGTGGAAGGCGCACGCACGGCGGCGGAAGTGGCGCGGCAGGCGGCGGAGGCGGCTCAAGGATATGCGGACGCGGCGGCGCAGCATTATGCCGAGCTGGCGGGCGCGGCGGTGCATGCGGTGTCGGGCGGGGCGATCGACCCCTTCGTGTTCCGCCTCGCCATCTTCGTGCTGGCGGTGTTCGTCGGCTATTACGTGGTGTGGTCGGTGACCCCCGCTTTGCACACGCCGCTGATGAGCGTGACCAACGCGATCTCCTCGGTGATCGTGGTCGGCGCGCTCTTGGCGGTCGGCGTCGATACGGTGGCGGAAGGCACGGGCTGGGCCAAGGGCTTCGGCTTCCTCGGGCTGATCCTCGCCAGCGTGAACATCTTCGGCGGGTTCCTGGTGACCAGCCGGATGCTCGCCATGTACTCGAAGAAGAAGTGA